The following proteins are co-located in the Microcystis wesenbergii NRERC-220 genome:
- a CDS encoding helix-turn-helix domain-containing protein — MSRRNFYLIVNIIKEYEKKKNKLGRPCRLIPEDQVLIAIQYWREYRTYFHIGCEWGVSESMVCRTVHKVENLLIKSGKLSLPGQKELRKLSDPDTVLVIDVMESPIERPKKGQKGF; from the coding sequence ATGAGTCGCCGAAATTTCTATCTGATTGTTAACATCATTAAAGAATACGAAAAAAAGAAGAATAAGCTGGGTCGTCCTTGTAGATTAATCCCAGAAGATCAGGTTTTAATAGCTATTCAATACTGGCGGGAATATCGGACTTATTTTCACATTGGGTGCGAGTGGGGAGTCTCAGAGTCGATGGTTTGTCGAACTGTGCATAAAGTCGAAAACTTATTGATAAAATCGGGAAAATTATCCCTACCTGGACAAAAAGAATTAAGAAAATTATCCGACCCAGACACCGTTCTAGTCATCGATGTGATGGAAAGTCCTATTGAAAGACCAAAGAAAGGGCAAAAAGGGTTTTAA